In Actinomyces radicidentis, one genomic interval encodes:
- a CDS encoding nucleoside hydrolase, translating to MTRKMILDLDTGIDDALAIAYAVASPEVELVGVTTTYGNVTVGTAARNTLAVLEALGAGDVPVHLGRSHSRTTTSFAPTDHAARIHGRNGLGEAAFPEPVGRPTDRDAVDVIIEAAHHWGEDLLYVPTGSSTNIAAALEADPSIRDLMGSITMMGGALTVEGNVSPFSEANISQDPEAADLLMRSGAPVVMVGLDVTHQTLLTKTETSAWRETGTEAGRLFAEMTDYYTDFESEAVGIPGCALHDPLAVAVAIDPGLVTLLPINMQVDLDGATRGRTIGRLDGLSDPVKSARVAVEVDAERFLGEFTRRVGGLLAR from the coding sequence ATGACCCGCAAGATGATCCTCGACCTCGACACCGGGATCGACGACGCCCTCGCCATCGCCTACGCCGTGGCCAGCCCCGAGGTGGAGCTCGTCGGCGTCACCACCACCTACGGCAACGTCACCGTGGGGACCGCCGCGCGCAACACCCTCGCGGTCCTCGAGGCCCTCGGCGCCGGCGACGTCCCCGTCCACCTCGGCCGCTCGCACTCGCGCACGACCACCTCCTTCGCCCCCACGGACCACGCCGCCCGCATCCACGGCCGCAACGGCCTGGGCGAGGCGGCCTTCCCCGAGCCCGTCGGGCGCCCCACGGACCGCGACGCCGTCGACGTCATCATCGAGGCCGCCCACCACTGGGGCGAGGACCTCCTCTACGTCCCCACCGGCTCCTCGACGAACATCGCCGCCGCCCTGGAGGCGGACCCCTCCATCAGGGACCTCATGGGGTCGATCACGATGATGGGCGGAGCGCTCACCGTCGAGGGCAACGTCAGCCCCTTCAGCGAGGCCAACATCTCCCAGGACCCCGAGGCCGCCGACCTCCTCATGCGCTCGGGCGCGCCCGTCGTCATGGTGGGGCTCGACGTCACCCACCAGACGCTCCTCACCAAGACGGAGACGAGCGCGTGGCGCGAGACGGGCACCGAGGCCGGCCGCCTCTTCGCGGAGATGACGGACTACTACACCGACTTCGAGTCCGAGGCGGTCGGCATCCCCGGCTGCGCGCTCCACGACCCGCTCGCCGTCGCCGTCGCCATCGACCCGGGCCTCGTCACCCTCCTGCCCATCAACATGCAGGTCGACCTCGACGGCGCGACCCGCGGCCGCACCATCGGGCGGCTCGACGGCCTGTCCGACCCGGTGAAGTCCGCCCGCGTCGCCGTCGAGGTGGACGCCGAGCGCTTCCTGGGCGAGTTCACGCGCCGCGTGGGCGGGCTGCTCGCGCGCTGA
- a CDS encoding GIY-YIG nuclease family protein: MSAHDPGTIRAAFESFGRYVYMLADPATGVPFYVGKGTGERAKSHENADTVRELLAVTSDLEDDEVPQDSVERELSAKDRALVHCGGEPEIWIVRQGMTLGEYTAVEAALIDLLMTMRISPTSPGSLPVPLGLGGEQLTNLRREKARGFGIQLLDDILDEFAVEPLDSAADERGLQGGRPIGFISITLGGWHEQEEDLSSNRSGPRRHRHGYGYKHEWLRPTERDKHLDEIALSAAGWWRIDPGHVQRDDINYAVVEHHGISRAVMRIDHDSWDYDPASRRRSFDYELLQPGDDLFDLLVGPHGKRLPSRKRGAMGVVRYWPDGVTSANWNDASLA, encoded by the coding sequence ATGAGCGCACACGATCCGGGCACTATCCGGGCTGCATTCGAGTCCTTCGGCCGATACGTCTACATGCTCGCCGACCCCGCCACGGGAGTCCCGTTCTACGTCGGAAAGGGGACCGGTGAGCGGGCGAAGTCGCACGAGAACGCGGACACCGTGCGCGAGCTTCTCGCAGTGACGAGTGATCTCGAGGACGATGAGGTGCCGCAGGACAGCGTGGAGCGTGAGCTCTCCGCGAAGGATCGGGCCCTGGTGCATTGTGGTGGGGAGCCCGAGATCTGGATCGTCCGCCAGGGGATGACTCTCGGTGAGTACACGGCGGTCGAAGCCGCCTTGATCGATCTCCTCATGACGATGCGCATCTCGCCTACCTCCCCGGGCTCCCTCCCCGTACCACTCGGTCTCGGGGGCGAGCAGCTGACCAACCTTCGCCGAGAGAAGGCCCGGGGCTTCGGCATCCAGCTTCTCGACGACATCCTCGATGAGTTCGCCGTCGAGCCACTGGACAGTGCAGCAGACGAACGCGGCCTGCAGGGCGGCCGGCCCATTGGCTTCATCTCCATCACGCTGGGCGGCTGGCACGAGCAGGAGGAGGATCTCTCGAGCAACCGTTCTGGCCCACGTCGCCACCGTCATGGCTACGGCTACAAGCACGAGTGGCTTCGGCCGACCGAGCGGGATAAGCACCTCGATGAGATTGCCCTGTCCGCTGCCGGTTGGTGGCGCATCGATCCGGGACACGTGCAGCGGGACGACATCAACTACGCCGTCGTCGAGCATCACGGCATCAGTCGAGCCGTCATGCGTATCGACCATGACTCGTGGGACTACGACCCGGCTAGCAGGCGTCGGAGCTTCGACTACGAGCTGCTTCAGCCGGGTGACGACCTCTTCGACCTCCTCGTCGGGCCGCACGGAAAGCGTCTGCCATCGCGCAAGCGCGGGGCCATGGGAGTCGTGCGCTACTGGCCAGATGGCGTGACGAGCGCCAACTGGAACGATGCGTCCCTGGCGTGA
- a CDS encoding DUF4244 domain-containing protein, which produces MSPALSASRRTLDAARTSWLLAHPGAGGELARHLGAGTGPDGGSLRSGPAAPDGTADPGGEAGMATAEYAIGTLAAAAFAGLLLAIMRSGSLTGMLQQVIESALSVG; this is translated from the coding sequence ATGTCCCCTGCACTCTCCGCGTCCCGTCGCACGCTCGACGCGGCGCGCACGTCCTGGCTGCTCGCCCACCCGGGCGCCGGCGGTGAGCTCGCCCGGCACCTCGGCGCCGGCACCGGGCCCGACGGCGGCTCCCTCCGCTCCGGTCCCGCCGCCCCCGACGGCACCGCCGACCCGGGCGGTGAGGCCGGCATGGCGACCGCCGAGTACGCCATCGGCACCCTCGCCGCCGCGGCCTTCGCCGGGCTGCTGCTCGCCATCATGCGCTCCGGCTCGCTCACCGGGATGCTTCAGCAGGTCATCGAGTCCGCCCTCTCGGTCGGCTGA
- a CDS encoding Rv3654c family TadE-like protein, which translates to MRSRVKDGPRSERGSGTVLMTGVIAALLVVALGVAGLMSAQAAAGRARAAADLAALGGATALTSVRAPGDPCAVAERVAAADAAVLRSCEVSGEDVTVEVGVEVRVLGVGRVAVGVARAGPVDG; encoded by the coding sequence GTGCGCAGCCGCGTGAAGGACGGCCCCCGCTCGGAGCGGGGCTCCGGAACCGTCCTCATGACCGGCGTCATCGCGGCGCTGCTCGTCGTCGCGCTCGGCGTCGCCGGGCTCATGAGCGCTCAGGCCGCCGCTGGTCGTGCGCGCGCCGCCGCGGACCTCGCGGCCCTGGGCGGCGCGACGGCCCTGACCTCGGTGAGGGCGCCGGGAGACCCGTGCGCCGTCGCCGAGCGCGTGGCGGCGGCAGACGCAGCGGTCCTGCGGTCCTGCGAGGTGTCCGGCGAGGACGTCACCGTCGAGGTCGGCGTCGAGGTCCGGGTGCTCGGCGTCGGTCGGGTCGCGGTCGGGGTGGCACGGGCAGGGCCCGTCGACGGGTGA
- a CDS encoding DEAD/DEAH box helicase — MAREITEEDWPARVTDEQIIERVGGQAFLRGRRYADEGRVLALSVSGGGDILMAQVRGSNGRAYQSMLYARRHGDRTTWTGSCSCPVSSDCKHTAAVLLAARAEALAGQDDGPADWEKELAGLLRVSEPDTRAMALEVAEVPRPGWPGDSGLTLLPLVEGKRGWNRQGAAWNQVLGGSLRGEVADDVLRAVQEIGRMAPNGFYYAEDRVALDETPHRVWEVLRRGVAAGLVLTTSQKGGAAVRIESGLRAGVRLARTGEGGTGDLSIEPMLELEAVPGVPVGPRGEAPELRRIGGPVHGFYTWCPDGSLLLMPVEPAPDEVLARVLSGAARPIVVPEADVERFQAENLEALTRAVPVLEVDAGLAVPEPTSLRAVLRITVDGQAHTASTSWWMRYVTADGEVRREEEVGDLDGEGTGGFRPLPGADGARLGRAPEGPGWGSADAAALADDPRARVADGAADGGGGAMSSGDRVGSTAPGPEGPGTPRDLAGERRLARDVITLLIPLAAEHGVLWNRRRLTGIATAKLVARTVPALERLDAFDVELLGDVPAYREAEETPLVVTDVAEDRGGRPDWFSLQVRVRVGEDDIPLERLMQAVATNTSEVMLDSGVWVNVDRPELIALARLMEEGRDLEDPAAKGSGAMQVTPFQAGYYQELVRLGVVGEQTRRWREGVGRLLEMTAPGAGRRSAPPEDAAADGDRGDGADGTAGRGADAGTGAADAVVGTAEAEASGAAAPTDPTDPTAVPAPAGLLAELRPYQLDGYRWLHLLRSTGLGGVLADDMGLGKTVQVLAEVQRTVEERAATPGGPVVGPEGHAPVLVVAPTSVVCSWVEQAARFTPGLRVAAVTRTAAKRGRALAEIAAEADVVVTSYTIARLDEEEMTGVDFSWVVLDEAQFVKNHTSATYRAVRRLRTPSTVAITGTPMENSLMDLWSLMSVSAPGLLPGPERFTAVYKRPIDRGSSAALAALRARVHPFMLRRTKDQVAGDLPEKTEQVLSVELAPAHRRAYEQRLSRERQKVMGLLEDDTTQARFTALKSLTTLRLMALDPALVMDEERAPVEADGASDAPADVASAAAGHRAEAERTDGGPADKAGAGKASARRRKPTAKVQVLLDQLGPVVAEGHKALVFSQFTRYLSGVREELEAAGMRTAYLDGTTSNRQGVIDSFRVGEADVFLISLKAGGFGLTLTEADYVFLLDPWWNPQAEEQAVDRAHRIGQDKPVMVYRLVSEGTIEEKVMALKEKKAELFERVVEGSDDDVHAVAAARGARSRAQLTAAEIRELLGG; from the coding sequence ATGGCCCGCGAGATCACCGAGGAGGACTGGCCCGCCCGCGTCACCGATGAGCAGATCATCGAGCGGGTCGGCGGCCAGGCGTTCCTGCGCGGGCGCCGCTACGCCGACGAGGGGCGCGTCCTCGCCCTGTCCGTCTCCGGCGGCGGCGACATCCTCATGGCGCAGGTCCGCGGCTCCAACGGCCGCGCCTACCAGTCCATGCTCTACGCGCGCCGCCACGGCGACCGCACCACCTGGACCGGCTCCTGCTCCTGCCCCGTCAGCAGCGACTGCAAGCACACCGCCGCCGTCCTCCTCGCCGCCCGCGCGGAGGCCCTCGCCGGGCAGGACGACGGCCCCGCGGACTGGGAGAAGGAGCTCGCCGGCCTCCTGCGCGTCTCCGAGCCGGACACGCGCGCCATGGCCCTCGAGGTCGCCGAGGTCCCGCGCCCCGGCTGGCCGGGCGACTCGGGACTGACTCTCCTGCCGCTCGTCGAGGGCAAGCGCGGCTGGAACCGCCAGGGCGCCGCCTGGAACCAGGTCCTCGGCGGGTCCCTGCGCGGCGAGGTCGCCGACGACGTCCTGCGCGCCGTCCAGGAGATCGGCCGCATGGCCCCCAACGGCTTCTACTACGCCGAGGACCGCGTCGCCCTCGACGAGACGCCCCACCGCGTCTGGGAGGTGCTGCGCCGCGGAGTCGCCGCCGGACTCGTCCTCACCACCTCCCAGAAGGGCGGCGCGGCCGTCCGCATCGAGTCCGGCCTGCGCGCCGGGGTCCGCCTGGCGCGCACCGGTGAGGGAGGCACGGGGGACCTGTCCATCGAGCCGATGCTCGAGCTCGAGGCCGTGCCCGGCGTCCCCGTGGGCCCGCGCGGCGAGGCGCCCGAGCTCAGGCGGATCGGCGGCCCGGTCCACGGCTTCTACACGTGGTGCCCCGACGGCTCCCTGCTCCTCATGCCGGTCGAGCCCGCCCCGGACGAGGTCCTCGCCCGCGTCCTGTCCGGCGCGGCCCGGCCGATCGTCGTGCCCGAGGCCGACGTCGAGCGCTTCCAGGCGGAGAACCTCGAGGCCCTCACCCGGGCCGTCCCCGTCCTCGAGGTCGACGCCGGCCTCGCCGTCCCCGAGCCGACGAGCCTGCGCGCCGTCCTGCGGATCACCGTGGACGGCCAGGCGCACACCGCGAGCACCTCCTGGTGGATGCGCTACGTGACCGCCGACGGCGAGGTGCGCCGCGAGGAGGAGGTCGGCGACCTCGACGGGGAGGGGACCGGCGGCTTCCGGCCCCTGCCCGGGGCCGACGGCGCCCGGCTCGGTCGCGCCCCGGAGGGGCCCGGGTGGGGATCCGCCGACGCCGCCGCGCTCGCGGACGACCCCCGGGCCCGAGTCGCCGACGGCGCTGCCGACGGCGGCGGGGGAGCGATGTCGTCGGGTGACCGGGTCGGCAGCACGGCCCCGGGGCCCGAGGGGCCGGGTACGCCCCGGGACCTCGCGGGGGAGCGGCGCCTCGCCCGCGACGTCATCACCCTCCTCATCCCGCTCGCGGCCGAGCACGGCGTCCTGTGGAACCGGCGCCGTCTCACCGGCATCGCCACCGCCAAGCTCGTCGCCCGCACCGTGCCCGCCCTGGAGCGGCTGGACGCCTTCGACGTCGAGCTCCTCGGCGACGTCCCCGCCTACCGAGAGGCCGAGGAGACGCCCCTCGTCGTCACCGACGTCGCCGAGGACCGCGGTGGTCGGCCCGACTGGTTCTCCCTGCAGGTGCGCGTGCGCGTCGGTGAGGACGACATCCCCCTCGAGCGCCTCATGCAGGCCGTCGCCACGAACACCTCCGAGGTCATGCTCGACTCCGGCGTGTGGGTCAACGTCGACCGCCCTGAGCTCATCGCCCTCGCCCGGCTCATGGAGGAGGGGCGCGACCTCGAGGACCCCGCGGCCAAGGGCTCGGGCGCCATGCAGGTGACGCCCTTCCAGGCCGGGTACTACCAGGAGCTCGTGCGCCTCGGAGTCGTCGGGGAGCAGACGAGGCGCTGGCGCGAGGGCGTCGGTCGGCTCCTCGAGATGACGGCGCCCGGTGCCGGGAGGCGCAGCGCTCCACCGGAGGACGCGGCTGCGGACGGCGACAGGGGTGACGGTGCCGACGGCACCGCTGGAAGGGGCGCCGACGCCGGTACCGGCGCCGCGGACGCCGTCGTCGGCACTGCTGAGGCCGAGGCCTCCGGGGCCGCGGCCCCGACCGATCCCACCGACCCGACGGCGGTGCCCGCACCTGCCGGCCTGCTCGCCGAGCTCCGCCCCTACCAGCTCGACGGCTACCGCTGGCTGCACCTCCTGCGCTCCACGGGCCTGGGCGGGGTCCTCGCCGACGACATGGGCCTCGGCAAGACCGTCCAGGTCCTCGCCGAGGTGCAGCGCACGGTCGAGGAGCGCGCCGCCACGCCCGGCGGACCAGTGGTCGGCCCCGAGGGCCACGCGCCCGTCCTCGTCGTCGCGCCCACGAGCGTCGTCTGCTCCTGGGTGGAGCAGGCCGCCCGCTTCACACCGGGGCTGCGCGTCGCCGCCGTCACCCGCACCGCCGCCAAGCGCGGCCGGGCGCTCGCGGAGATCGCCGCCGAGGCCGACGTCGTCGTCACGAGCTACACGATCGCCCGCCTCGACGAGGAGGAGATGACCGGCGTCGACTTCTCCTGGGTGGTGCTCGACGAGGCCCAATTCGTCAAGAACCACACCTCGGCGACCTACCGGGCCGTCCGTCGCCTGCGCACGCCGTCGACCGTCGCCATCACGGGCACCCCCATGGAGAACTCGCTCATGGACCTGTGGTCCCTCATGAGCGTCTCCGCCCCCGGGCTCCTGCCCGGGCCCGAGCGCTTCACCGCCGTCTACAAGCGACCCATCGACCGTGGCTCCTCGGCGGCGCTGGCGGCCCTGCGCGCCCGCGTCCACCCCTTCATGCTGCGGCGCACCAAGGACCAGGTCGCCGGGGACCTGCCGGAGAAGACCGAGCAGGTGCTCTCCGTCGAGCTCGCCCCCGCGCACCGCCGCGCCTACGAGCAGCGGCTCAGCCGGGAGCGCCAGAAGGTCATGGGCCTCCTCGAGGACGACACGACGCAGGCCCGCTTCACGGCGCTCAAGTCGCTCACCACTCTGCGGCTCATGGCCCTCGATCCCGCCCTCGTCATGGACGAGGAAAGGGCCCCAGTTGAGGCTGACGGCGCCTCGGACGCCCCGGCCGACGTCGCCAGTGCTGCGGCCGGCCACCGGGCCGAGGCGGAGCGCACCGATGGCGGCCCCGCCGACAAGGCGGGCGCGGGCAAGGCCTCCGCGCGCCGCCGCAAGCCGACCGCGAAGGTCCAGGTGCTCCTCGACCAGCTCGGCCCCGTCGTCGCCGAGGGGCACAAGGCCCTCGTCTTCAGCCAGTTCACGCGCTACCTGTCCGGCGTGCGCGAGGAGCTCGAGGCCGCCGGGATGCGCACCGCCTACCTCGACGGCACCACCTCGAACCGGCAGGGCGTCATCGACTCCTTCCGCGTCGGCGAGGCCGACGTCTTCCTCATCTCCCTCAAGGCCGGCGGCTTCGGCCTCACCCTCACCGAGGCGGACTACGTCTTCCTCCTCGACCCGTGGTGGAACCCCCAGGCGGAGGAGCAGGCGGTCGACCGCGCCCACCGCATCGGGCAGGACAAGCCCGTCATGGTCTACCGGCTCGTCTCGGAGGGCACGATCGAGGAGAAGGTGATGGCCCTCAAGGAGAAGAAGGCCGAGCTCTTCGAGCGGGTCGTCGAGGGCTCCGACGACGACGTCCACGCCGTCGCCGCCGCGCGTGGCGCCCGTAGTCGCGCCCAGCTCACGGCCGCCGAGATCCGCGAGCTCCTCGGCGGCTGA
- a CDS encoding DEAD/DEAH box helicase yields MTSPAVPPHAPARDLTELLESIGARDGRLVHLQRTPARAGTHGAWPAWADPYLVAAYQSLGVPLPWTHQEAAANAVHAGRHTVISTGTGSGKSLAAWLPALSDVLAAKRAADDAGRANRISSYGKRPTTLYLSPTKALAADQAAALERLTAELEAVQRAAGAAAESVRTVRTGTCDGDTPLPERDWARAHADVVLTNPDFLHFSLLPGHERWTRFLRSLRYVVVDECHAYRGILGAHVALVLRRLLRLVRRLRPDGPEPVVLCASATAAEPALTAARLIGVEPDDVVAVTEDGAPAGDRTLALWQPALRDPWIAWENSPEALALKAAADGAAGATGAGDLPGREPERGRSESAGEAAAQAGAAGTVTPGAAPAPAAPATSSTPAGPDSNDPTEDPSARRSAVIEAAELLVDLMSVGARALVFVRSRRSAEIVAERTRQTLAMSMPELMDTAMAYRGGYLPEERRALERDLRRGRLRALATTNALELGIDVTGLDAVIIASWPGTRVSLGQQAGRAGRAGSRGVAVLIASDNPLDAYLVHHPLDVFAAPEATVFDPSNPYVLAPHLCAAASESPLREEDLTLFGLPDDSFLADLEARGALRRRPSGWFWNVNLPGRPQDLTSLRGDGPPELPVVDGTTGTVVGTVDGAAVDSTVHEGAVYIHQGRSYVVDELTDEAAIVSEKSAVGYRTRTKEQSSVRIIAERETQAWADGITWSFGSVEVTSQVVSYAKLAVPGMEVVSQHQLAMPEHVLPTAAVWWTVPAQVTEAAGITPAMLPGALHAAEHASIGMLPLLATCDRWDIGGLSIAVHPQTMTPTVFVHDGHAGGAGFAERGYRAGREWLATTLAVVEGCACTNGCPSCVQSPKCGNNNEPLDKEGAILLLRLLLAAAPNGEPGTASDDDPGTSPVGAQTEDPTA; encoded by the coding sequence GTGACCAGCCCAGCCGTCCCGCCCCACGCGCCCGCGCGGGACCTCACCGAGCTCCTCGAGTCCATCGGTGCGCGCGACGGCCGGCTTGTCCACCTCCAACGCACCCCGGCCCGCGCGGGCACGCACGGCGCCTGGCCCGCGTGGGCGGACCCGTACCTCGTCGCCGCGTATCAAAGCCTCGGCGTCCCCCTCCCCTGGACGCACCAGGAGGCTGCGGCCAACGCCGTCCACGCCGGACGCCACACCGTCATCTCCACGGGCACGGGCTCAGGCAAGTCGCTCGCCGCCTGGCTGCCCGCCCTCTCCGACGTCCTCGCCGCTAAGCGCGCCGCCGACGACGCCGGCCGCGCCAACCGCATCTCCTCCTACGGCAAGCGCCCCACCACCCTCTACCTCTCCCCCACCAAGGCCCTCGCCGCGGACCAGGCCGCCGCCCTCGAGCGCCTCACCGCCGAGCTCGAGGCAGTCCAACGCGCAGCCGGAGCCGCCGCCGAGTCCGTGCGCACGGTCCGCACGGGCACCTGCGACGGGGACACGCCCCTGCCGGAGCGCGACTGGGCCCGCGCGCACGCCGACGTCGTCCTCACCAACCCGGACTTCCTGCACTTCTCACTCCTGCCGGGCCACGAGCGGTGGACGCGCTTCCTGCGCTCGCTGCGCTACGTCGTCGTCGATGAGTGCCACGCCTACCGCGGGATCCTCGGCGCTCACGTCGCCCTCGTCCTGCGCCGCCTCCTGCGCCTCGTGCGACGGCTGCGCCCGGACGGCCCGGAGCCGGTGGTGCTGTGCGCGTCGGCGACAGCGGCCGAGCCGGCTCTCACGGCCGCCCGCCTCATCGGGGTCGAACCGGACGACGTCGTCGCCGTCACCGAGGACGGCGCACCCGCCGGGGACCGGACGCTCGCCCTGTGGCAGCCGGCGCTGCGCGACCCGTGGATCGCGTGGGAGAACTCGCCGGAGGCGCTCGCCCTCAAGGCCGCTGCCGACGGCGCCGCCGGAGCCACAGGGGCCGGCGACCTCCCAGGGCGCGAGCCCGAGCGGGGTCGGTCTGAGAGCGCGGGCGAAGCGGCAGCGCAGGCCGGCGCGGCCGGCACCGTCACACCCGGCGCAGCCCCCGCGCCCGCCGCGCCCGCCACCTCCAGCACCCCCGCCGGCCCGGACTCGAACGACCCCACGGAGGACCCCTCGGCCCGCCGCTCCGCGGTCATCGAGGCTGCCGAGCTGCTCGTCGACCTCATGAGCGTCGGCGCACGCGCCCTCGTCTTCGTCCGCTCGCGCCGGTCCGCGGAGATCGTCGCCGAGCGCACCCGCCAGACCCTCGCCATGTCCATGCCCGAGCTCATGGACACCGCCATGGCCTACCGCGGCGGCTACCTCCCCGAAGAGCGCCGCGCCCTCGAGCGGGACCTGCGCCGCGGCCGACTGCGGGCCCTGGCCACGACGAACGCCCTCGAGCTCGGCATTGACGTCACCGGCCTGGACGCCGTCATCATCGCCAGCTGGCCGGGCACGCGCGTCTCACTCGGTCAGCAGGCGGGGCGGGCCGGGCGCGCGGGCAGCCGGGGCGTCGCCGTCCTCATCGCCTCCGACAACCCGCTCGACGCCTACCTCGTCCACCATCCGCTGGACGTCTTCGCCGCCCCGGAGGCCACGGTCTTCGACCCGTCGAACCCCTACGTGCTCGCCCCGCACCTGTGCGCGGCGGCCTCGGAGTCGCCGCTGCGCGAGGAGGACCTCACGCTCTTCGGGCTGCCGGACGACTCCTTCCTCGCGGACCTCGAGGCGCGTGGTGCGCTGCGACGCCGCCCCTCGGGCTGGTTCTGGAACGTCAATCTGCCGGGTCGCCCGCAGGACCTCACGAGCCTGCGCGGGGACGGCCCGCCCGAGCTGCCCGTCGTCGACGGCACGACCGGGACCGTCGTCGGAACGGTCGACGGCGCCGCCGTGGACTCGACGGTGCACGAGGGTGCGGTCTACATCCACCAGGGGCGCAGCTACGTCGTCGACGAGCTCACCGATGAGGCGGCGATCGTCTCGGAGAAGTCGGCGGTCGGCTACCGCACGCGCACGAAGGAGCAGTCGAGCGTCCGCATCATCGCGGAGCGGGAGACGCAGGCCTGGGCGGACGGGATCACGTGGTCCTTCGGCTCGGTGGAGGTGACGAGCCAGGTCGTCTCCTACGCGAAGCTTGCGGTGCCCGGGATGGAGGTCGTCTCCCAGCACCAGCTCGCGATGCCGGAGCACGTCCTGCCCACCGCTGCCGTCTGGTGGACGGTGCCGGCGCAGGTCACGGAGGCCGCGGGGATCACGCCCGCGATGCTGCCGGGCGCGCTGCACGCCGCGGAGCACGCGTCGATCGGGATGCTCCCGCTGCTGGCGACCTGCGACCGCTGGGACATCGGCGGGCTCTCCATCGCGGTGCACCCGCAGACGATGACGCCGACGGTCTTCGTCCACGACGGTCACGCCGGCGGCGCGGGCTTCGCGGAGCGCGGCTACCGGGCGGGCCGGGAGTGGCTGGCGACGACGCTCGCCGTCGTCGAGGGCTGCGCCTGCACGAACGGCTGCCCGAGCTGCGTCCAGTCCCCCAAGTGCGGCAACAACAACGAGCCCCTGGACAAGGAGGGGGCGATCCTCCTGCTCCGGCTGCTGCTCGCGGCGGCGCCGAATGGCGAGCCGGGGACGGCGTCGGACGACGATCCGGGCACGTCACCCGTGGGTGCGCAGACGGAGGACCCCACCGCCTGA
- a CDS encoding TadE family type IV pilus minor pilin — translation MVTAETAVAMPAVVLVLVLVLSGVSAGVTQLRVTDAARVAARAAAIGEDPLADGQRAGGVVSLSVERGDLTCVTASRQVAGPLGAVGVTARSRVCAYTEPGEG, via the coding sequence ATGGTGACGGCGGAGACCGCCGTCGCCATGCCGGCCGTCGTCCTCGTGCTCGTCCTCGTCCTGTCCGGGGTGAGCGCCGGCGTCACCCAGCTCCGCGTCACCGACGCCGCCCGCGTGGCCGCCAGGGCTGCCGCCATCGGCGAGGACCCGCTCGCCGATGGGCAACGGGCCGGTGGCGTCGTGAGTCTCAGCGTCGAGCGCGGGGACCTCACCTGCGTGACCGCGAGCCGTCAGGTGGCCGGACCGCTCGGCGCCGTCGGCGTCACGGCCCGCAGCAGGGTCTGCGCCTACACCGAGCCGGGGGAGGGATGA
- a CDS encoding TetR/AcrR family transcriptional regulator yields the protein MGRPRQFSEPDAVAAASTVLVRRGFAGTSVDDLVRATGVNRASLYGVFGSKDGLFRRCLAAALEVLAGADGEQPDDGAAPNRLPDRATALDLVLVALMELAPDDAVLAADLVEHLRRAGVTAVDLGARALERADVVEPA from the coding sequence ATGGGACGACCCCGACAGTTCAGCGAGCCCGACGCCGTCGCCGCGGCCTCGACCGTCCTCGTCCGCCGCGGCTTCGCCGGCACGAGCGTCGACGACCTCGTGCGCGCCACCGGCGTCAACCGCGCCAGCCTCTACGGCGTCTTCGGCTCCAAGGACGGCCTCTTCCGCCGCTGCCTCGCCGCCGCCCTCGAGGTGCTCGCCGGCGCGGACGGCGAGCAGCCCGACGACGGCGCTGCGCCGAACCGACTCCCGGACCGGGCGACGGCCCTCGACCTCGTCCTCGTCGCCCTCATGGAGCTCGCCCCCGACGACGCCGTTCTCGCGGCCGACCTCGTCGAGCACCTCCGCCGGGCAGGCGTCACCGCCGTCGACCTCGGCGCCCGGGCCCTCGAGCGCGCCGACGTCGTCGAGCCCGCCTGA